A genomic region of Scomber japonicus isolate fScoJap1 chromosome 5, fScoJap1.pri, whole genome shotgun sequence contains the following coding sequences:
- the si:dkeyp-73b11.8 gene encoding BPTI/Kunitz domain-containing protein, giving the protein MKHLLFFGIAFAAFYISHSQRKEFCNLPADEGTGPKFEFEVYYDVKQDMCLPFLYKGEGGNQNRFENEKECIRNCSLTPDKTYPVEAFDICRLPKSSGSSICSANSVRYFYDAIHDKCKKFIYSGCIGNGNRFPEQSVCNATCAGIHVDGDEPEEDETDTPIAIICGVLLAVIVVAIFTTVIVLTLKSKKKHAKKDAGKPRDVQSASPLQESAIEME; this is encoded by the exons ATGAAGCACCTGCTATTTTTTGGGATCGCCTTTGCTGCATTCTACATCAGCCATTCCCAAAGGAAAG AATTCTGTAACCTGCCCGCTGATGAAGGCACAGGCCCAAAATTCGAATTTGAAGTGTATTATGATGTCAAGCAAGATATGTGCTTACCTTTCCTATACAAAGGCGAAGGAGGAAATCAAAATCGTTTTGAAAACGAAAAAGAGTGCATCAGAAACTGTTCCCTCACGCCAGACAAGACCTACCCCGTGGAAG CATTCGATATCTGTCGCCTACCAAAGTCCTCGGGTAGTTCTATATGCAGTGCTAATAGTGTGAGATACTTCTACGACGCTATTCatgacaaatgcaaaaaattCATTTATTCTGGATGCATCGGAAACGGAAATAGATTTCCTGAACAAAGTGTTTGCAACGCTACCTGTGCTGGCATCCATG TTGATGGTGATGAACCGGAGGAAGACGAGACAGACACTCCTATTG CAATCATCTGTGGAGTTTTACTTGCCGTTATCGTTGTTGCTATCTTTACCACTGTGATCGTCTTGACCCTTAAGTCAAA GAAAAAACACGCCAAGAAGGATGCAGGGAAACCTAGAGATGTCCAGAGCGCCTCGCCTCTTCAGGAATCGGCCATTGAAATGGAGTAG
- the neil1 gene encoding endonuclease 8-like 1 isoform X2, whose translation MPEGPELHLASLYVNKMCNGVVFTGTVRKSDVSKSPDVPFTCEAYRITATSRGKEVKLTLTPIKSDDPKQRVKSGHADQPMAIVFRFGMSGYFRFTKEDELPKHAHLRFYSKEKPCRVLSYVDARRFGSWEPNGAWQPERGPCIMFEYNSFRENVISHLTDRAFDRPICEVLLNQKYFNGIGNYLRAEILFRLNIPPFVPARTVLEGLESQDLFDNEKPVKNEITDTKTKKKRVKEETADLLRLCHSVPLEVVNLGGKGYDPEKADYSDFEAWLQCYYVDGMKSLRDHNGRTMWFKGDPGPMAPKDSKSPKAKKRAKKEDDHDYTDKKKVARSRSVSTSKKNLLKGEAVTKMPNKEKEAGSKRIKTEKALREVNTPQHEKKSARRRKSSIPDQAAE comes from the exons ATGCCCGAGGGACCAGAGCTCCACCTGGCCAGCCTTTATGTcaacaaaatgtgtaatggtGTGGTGTTCACTGGAACGGTCAGAAAATCAGATGTCAGCAAAAGTCCCGATGTGCCCTTCACCTGCGAGGCCTACCGCATCACAGCCACTTccagagggaaggaagtgaaacTTACACTAACGCCCATCAAGAGTGATGATCCCAAGCAGAGAGTAAAGTCAGGGCATGCAGATCAGCCCATGGCCATCGTATTTCGCTTTGGGATGTCGGGATATTTTCGCTTCACTAAAGAGGATGAGCTGCCCAAACATGCTCATCTGCGTTTCTACTCCAAAGAGAAGCCGTGCAGAGTGCTGAGCTATGTGGATGCACGCAGGTTTGGCAGCTGGGAACCCAATGGGGCGTGGCAACCTGAGAGAGGGCCATGCATCATGTTTGAGTACAACAGTTTCAG GGAGAATGTTATTTCACATCTGACCGACCGTGCCTTTGACAGGCCCATCTGTGAAGTCCTGCTCAATCAGAAGTACTTCAATGGTATCGGGAACTACCTGAGGGCTGAAATTCTTTTCAG GTTAAACATCCCACCGTTTGTGCCTGCAAGAACTGTACTGGAAGGCCTTGAGTCACAAGACTTATTTGACAATGAGAAGCCTGTGAAAAACGAGATCACGGACACAAAG acaaaaaagaaaagagtgaaagaggagACTGCAGACCTGCTAAGATTGTGTCACTCAGTACCTCTGGAGGTGGTGAACCTAG GTGGAAAAGGCTATGATCCTGAGAAGGCAGACTACTCTGACTTTGAGGCATGGCTGCAGTGTTACTATGTAGATGGGATGAAGTCTCTCCGAGACCACAATGGCAGAACTATGTGGTTCAAA GGAGATCCAGGCCCAATGGCACCTAAAG ATTCAAAGTCACCCAAGGCAaaaaagagagcaaagaaagaagatgaCCATGATTACACAGACAAGAAAAAG GTGGCAAGGAGTCGCTCAGTAAGCACTTCAAAGAAAAACTTGCTCAAAGGGGAAGCCGTGACCAAAATGccaaataaagaaaaggaagctGGCTCCAAGAGAATAAAGACCGAAAAGGCCTTGCGGGAAGTAAACACACCTCAGCATGAAAAGAAATCTGCACGtaggaggaagagcagcattCCTGATCAAGCTGCAG AGTGA
- the ca12 gene encoding carbonic anhydrase 12: MLFLNFIPILVIQLTLFNVLHGAKWTYAGPEGQSQWSKHYPYCGGAYQSPIDIKSDLLRFDPTLRPIEVRDYNLSPNEHLTLGNNGHSVQISLPSKMHISGLPHRYTAAQLHFHWGSPSRPGGSEHLVNSKQYAAELHIVHFNSDKYPNMSMAVDKSDGLAVLGVLIEVGEFNPAFEKFLKFINGIKYRDQRVKVPGFNMRALLPARLDEYYRYDGSLTTPPCYPSVLWTLFRNHVTISRKQFLSLATALYSSHAQDSAPVPLNGNYRKPQLADTRVVLVSFKEGDLSWMNTGLLVPILVSSAMGLVLIVSLMCCILRQKRSGAEQDKSKGIGFNIGETDEYGSRV, encoded by the exons ATGTTGTTCCTGAACTTCATACCCATCCTTGTAATACAGCTGACTTTATTCAACGTGCTGCATG gTGCCAAATGGACATACGCTG gGCCGGAAGGACAGTCCCAGTGGTCCAAACATTATCCATATTGTGGTGGAGCTTACCAGTCTCCAATAGACATCAAGTCAGACCTACTGAGGTTTGACCCTACTTTACGTCCAATTGAGGTTAGGGACTACAACCTGTCACCCAATGAGCACCTCACTCTTGGAAATAATGGACATTCTG TGCAAATATCGCTGCCCTCCAAGATGCACATCTCTGGCCTCCCTCATCGTTACACTGCAGCTCAACTCCATTTCCACTGGGGCTCCCCTAGCAGGCCTGGGGGCTCTGAGCACTTGGTGAACAGTAAGCAGTATGCAGCAGAG TTGCATATCGTGCACTTCAATTCAGACAAGTATCCCAATATGTCCATGGCAGTAGACAAATCGGACGGCCTGGCTGTGCTGGGTGTCCTGATTGAG GTTGGAGAGTTCAACCCGGCCTTTGAAAAGTTTCTTAAGTTCATCAATGGCATCAAATACAGAG ATCAGAGAGTGAAGGTGCCTGGTTTTAACATGAGAGCGCTGCTGCCTGCACGTTTGGACGAGTATTATCGCTATGATGGGTCACTGACAACTCCTCCATGCTATCCAAGTGTACTGTGGACACTGTTCAGGAATCATGTGACGATTTCTCGCAAACAG TTTCTGTCCCTGGCAACAGCCCTCTACTCCTCCCATGCCCAGGACTCAGCCCCTGTGCCTCTGAATGGCAACTACAGAAAACCACAGCTTGCCGACACCCGAGTTGTCTTGGTGTCTTTTAAGGAGG GAGATCTATCTTGGATGAACACtg GTTTACTGGTTCCCATATTGGTGAGCTCTGCAATGGGACTTGTTCTCATTGTCTCTTTAATGTGCTGCATATTAAGGCAAAAAAG ATCTGGTGCTGAACAGGACAAAAGCAAAGGTATTGGATTCAACATCGGCGAGACAGACGAGTATGGCTCAAGAGTATAG
- the man2c1 gene encoding alpha-mannosidase 2C1: MWVYLPWFSVQYSSVVQTCNCVYVEFVMYHQPVLKNRRTLLERAEKFISDIYFTDCNLRGRLYGESCPLESLSSFLSPKRITFTEASKQNFAPYKVGDTFGPTWWTCWFKVTLKIPESWRGKEVHLLWESDGEAMVWRNEQPVQGLTKDGEKTSYVLTDCLKEEEPHSVILYVEMACNGLFGAGQGSMIAAPDPIRKFSVQKAELVVFNRDVRELVTDFEMLVDIVKELGEGEQRGYQALFTVNEMVNLCDPSDPSSFSKAHSLAHNFFSQRNGQSQHTVHAMGHCHIDSAWLWPYEETIRKCGRSWVTVIRLMEKNPDFVFTCSQAQQFQWVKNWYPGLYSQIQHYVKKGQFIPVGGTWVEMDGNLPSGESMVRQFLEGQRFFEKEFGILCKEFWLPDTFGYSAQLPQIMQGSGIGNFLTQKLSWNLVNTFPHNTFFWEGLNGSKVLTHFPPGNSYEMKGKVEDLVKTVKHNKDKGRANHSAVLFGFGDGGGGPTQLMLDRLQRIQDTDGLPKVLMSSPDKLFSQLQHDSALLCTWTGELFLELHNGTYTTQAQIKQGNRQCETLLHDIEIASSLALCRDKTFQYPMEKLRELWRLLLLNQFHDVIPGTCTEMVVEDALRYYEDIRSDGATLLRDSCGALVSKGNSTAVFNSLPWERQEVIQIQDGAGKPGLALVRVPSIGLTPVKDTQPVTPVCVTAQADGTVVMENGILQTVINKDGTLASLFLMNTNREAISDGCHGNQFVMFDDVPLYWDAWDVMDYHLQTRKPVLEVVQPVHVVSSDGLQGRVSFTLRISDKSTVTQEIVMDAMCPYIKFNTQVKWAESHKFLKVEFPVRVRSPNATYEIQFGHLQRPTHRNTSWDWARFEVWGHKWADLSEHNFGVALLNDCKYGYSVHENTMTLSLLRAPKAPDTNADMGTHHFTYAVMPHTGSFQDASVIQSAYNLNFPLRLIQCSPDTLPFSAFSISTTAVILETVKQAEDRKGALVVRLYESHGSSVTATLNTALKIREAWHCDFLERQDLTQPAHITSDGITLNFSPFQIVSLLLIL; this comes from the exons ATGTGGGTTTATCTTCCGTGGTTTTCAGTGCAGTACTCTTCTGTCGTGCAAACCTGCAATTGTGTATATGTTGAGTTTGTCATGTATCACCAGCCTGTGCTGAAGAACAGGCGCACTCTCCTCGAGAGGGCAGAGAAATTTATTTCTGATATATATTTCACAGATTGCAATCTGAGAGGACG ACTATATGGAGAATCTTGCCCGCTGGaatccctctcctctttcctttcccctaAAAGGATCACATTCACTGAAGCCTCCAAGCAGAACTTTGCACCTTATAAAGTCGGTGATACCTTTGGACCGAC GTGGTGGACTTGCTGGTTTAAAGTGACCCTGAAAATCCCTGAGTcctggagaggaaaagaggtccATCTTCTGTGGGAAAGTGATGGAGAAGCGATGGTTTGGAGAAATGAACAGCCAGTTCAG ggTCTGACTAAAGATGGTGAAAAGACAAGTTATGTCCTAACTGACTGCCTCAAAGAGGAAGAACCACACAG TGTCATCCTTTATGTAGAAATGGCTTGTAATGGGCTTTTTGGAGCTGGTCAAGGGTCCATGATTGCAGCCCCAGATCCAATCAGGAAGTTTTCTGTACAGAAGGCTGAGCTGGTGGTATTTAACCGGGATGTAAGGGAACTGGTGACTGATTTCGAGATGCTTGTTGACATTGTAAAG GAACTCGGAGAGGGAGAGCAGCGAGGCTACCAGGCACTCTTTACTGTTAATGAGATGGTGAACCTCTGTGACCCCTCTGATCCCAGCTCTTTCTCCAAAGCACACAGTCTGGCTCACAACTTCTTCAGCCAAAGGAATGGACAAAGCCAGCACACTGTGCATGCAATGGGCCATTGCCACATAGACTCAG CCTGGCTGTGGCCCTATGAAGAGACCATTCGTAAATGTGGCCGAAGCTGGGTGACAGTGATCCGACTGATGGAGAAGAACCCAGATTTTGTGTTTACTTGCTCTCAG GCCCAGCAGTTCCAGTGGGTAAAGAACTGGTACCCGGGACTCTACTCCCAGATTCAGCATTACGTCAAGAAAGGCCAATTCATTCCAGTTGGAGGAACATGGGTGGAAATG GATGGCAATCTTCCTTCAGGTGAATCCATGGTCAGGCAGTTCCTGGAGGGCCAGCGCTTCTTTGAAAAAGAGTTTGGGATCTTGTGCAAAGAG TTCTGGCTTCCAGATACATTTGGCTACTCTGCCCAACTTCCACAGATAATGCAAGGCTCTGGAATTGGCAATTTCTTGACACAGAAACTCAGCTGGAACCTAGTCAACACCTTCCCT CACAACACTTTCTTCTGGGAAGGCCTCAATGGCTCCAAGGTCCTAACTCATTTCCCACCAGGAAATTCCTACGAAATGAAAGGCAAGGTCGAAGAT CTGGTGAAAACTGTGAAGCACAACAAAGACAAAGGCAGAGCCAATCACAGTGCAGTGCTGTTTGGTTTTGGTGATGGTGGCGGTGGACCCACACAACTGATGCTAGATAGACTCCAGCGGATCCAGGACACGGATGGACTTCCCAA GGTTCTGATGTCGAGCCCTGACAAGCTCTTCTCTCAGCTTCAGCATGACTCGGCTCTGCTGTGTACTTGGACTGGAGAGCTCTTCCTAGAGCTACACAATGGCACCTACACCACACAGGCACAG ATTAAGCAAGGGAACCGCCAGTGTGAGACGCTCCTTCACGACATTGAGATAGCCAGCAGCCTGGCGCTGTGTCGGGACAAGACTTTTCAGTATCCCATGGAGAAGCTGCGGGAGCTCTGGAG GCTGCTTCTTCTAAACCAATTCCATGACGTCATCCCTGGTACTTGTACAGAGATGGTTGTGGAGGATGCACTCAGGTATTATGAAG ATATCCGTAGTGATGGTGCCACACTGCTGCGTGATTCCTGTGGTGCCCTGGTCTCAAAGGGCAACTCCACCGCTGTGTTCAACTCTCTGCCGTGGGAGCgccaggaagtcatccagattCAAGATGGCGCTGGTAAACCTGGCCTGG CTCTGGTGAGAGTCCCCAGCATCGGTTTGACTCCTGTCAAAGACACGCAGCCTGTGACTCCAGTCTGTGTTACTGCTCAG GCTGACGGCACTGTTGTCATGGAAAATGGGATTTTACAGACCGTCATCAATAAAGATGGCACTTTGGCTTCACTGTTTTTGATGAATACAAACAG AGAAGCTATCTCTGATGGCTGTCATGGCAACCAGTTTGTCATGTTTGATGATGTCCCCCTATACTGGGATGCCTGGGATGTAATGGACTACCACCTTCAGACAAG GAAGCCGGTGCTGGAGGTGGTGCAGCCGGTTCACGTGGTGTCCTCGGACGGGCTCCAAGGCAGAGTCAGCTTCACTCTGAGGATCAGTGACAAGAGCACTGTCACACAGGAGATTGTCATGGACGCCATGTGTCCTTACATCAAGTTTAACACACAG GTGAAGTGGGCAGAGTCACACAAGTTCCTTAAGGTGGAATTCCCTGTGCGAGTACGCAGTCCCAACGCTACATATGAGATCCAGTTTGGCCATCTGCAGAGACCCACACACAGGAATACTTCATGGGACTGGGCCAGATTTGAG GTTTGGGGTCACAAATGGGCCGATCTGTCGGAGCACAATTTTGGAGTTGCACTGCTGAATGACTGCAAATACGGCTATTCAGTACACGAGAACACAATGACACTATCCCT GCTTAGAGCACCGAAGGCCCCAGATACCAATGCTGATATGGGGACTCATCATTTCACTTATGCAGTCATGCCACACACAG GTTCCTTCCAAGATGCCTCTGTCATCCAGTCTGCATACAACCTAAACTTCCCTTTGAGGCTGATCCAGTGCTCTCCTGACACTTTGCCCTTTAGTGCCTTTTCCATCAGCACCACAGCAGTCATTCTTGAGACTGTTAAACAG GCAGAGGACAGGAAGGGGGCACTTGTTGTTAGACTGTACGAGTCGCACGGAAGCAGCGTGACTGCAACTCTCAACACGGCCCTTAAAATCAGGGAAGCCTGGCA ttgCGATTTCTTGGAGAGACAAGACCTCACCCAGCCAGCACATATAACATCAGATGGAATCACTCTGAACTTCAGCCCCTTCCAAATTGTCTCACTTCTTCTCATTTTGTAA
- the neil1 gene encoding endonuclease 8-like 1 isoform X1, with protein MPEGPELHLASLYVNKMCNGVVFTGTVRKSDVSKSPDVPFTCEAYRITATSRGKEVKLTLTPIKSDDPKQRVKSGHADQPMAIVFRFGMSGYFRFTKEDELPKHAHLRFYSKEKPCRVLSYVDARRFGSWEPNGAWQPERGPCIMFEYNSFRENVISHLTDRAFDRPICEVLLNQKYFNGIGNYLRAEILFRLNIPPFVPARTVLEGLESQDLFDNEKPVKNEITDTKTKKKRVKEETADLLRLCHSVPLEVVNLGGKGYDPEKADYSDFEAWLQCYYVDGMKSLRDHNGRTMWFKGDPGPMAPKDSKSPKAKKRAKKEDDHDYTDKKKVARSRSVSTSKKNLLKGEAVTKMPNKEKEAGSKRIKTEKALREVNTPQHEKKSARRRKSSIPDQAAGLVSQRRSGRVTRQSAK; from the exons ATGCCCGAGGGACCAGAGCTCCACCTGGCCAGCCTTTATGTcaacaaaatgtgtaatggtGTGGTGTTCACTGGAACGGTCAGAAAATCAGATGTCAGCAAAAGTCCCGATGTGCCCTTCACCTGCGAGGCCTACCGCATCACAGCCACTTccagagggaaggaagtgaaacTTACACTAACGCCCATCAAGAGTGATGATCCCAAGCAGAGAGTAAAGTCAGGGCATGCAGATCAGCCCATGGCCATCGTATTTCGCTTTGGGATGTCGGGATATTTTCGCTTCACTAAAGAGGATGAGCTGCCCAAACATGCTCATCTGCGTTTCTACTCCAAAGAGAAGCCGTGCAGAGTGCTGAGCTATGTGGATGCACGCAGGTTTGGCAGCTGGGAACCCAATGGGGCGTGGCAACCTGAGAGAGGGCCATGCATCATGTTTGAGTACAACAGTTTCAG GGAGAATGTTATTTCACATCTGACCGACCGTGCCTTTGACAGGCCCATCTGTGAAGTCCTGCTCAATCAGAAGTACTTCAATGGTATCGGGAACTACCTGAGGGCTGAAATTCTTTTCAG GTTAAACATCCCACCGTTTGTGCCTGCAAGAACTGTACTGGAAGGCCTTGAGTCACAAGACTTATTTGACAATGAGAAGCCTGTGAAAAACGAGATCACGGACACAAAG acaaaaaagaaaagagtgaaagaggagACTGCAGACCTGCTAAGATTGTGTCACTCAGTACCTCTGGAGGTGGTGAACCTAG GTGGAAAAGGCTATGATCCTGAGAAGGCAGACTACTCTGACTTTGAGGCATGGCTGCAGTGTTACTATGTAGATGGGATGAAGTCTCTCCGAGACCACAATGGCAGAACTATGTGGTTCAAA GGAGATCCAGGCCCAATGGCACCTAAAG ATTCAAAGTCACCCAAGGCAaaaaagagagcaaagaaagaagatgaCCATGATTACACAGACAAGAAAAAG GTGGCAAGGAGTCGCTCAGTAAGCACTTCAAAGAAAAACTTGCTCAAAGGGGAAGCCGTGACCAAAATGccaaataaagaaaaggaagctGGCTCCAAGAGAATAAAGACCGAAAAGGCCTTGCGGGAAGTAAACACACCTCAGCATGAAAAGAAATCTGCACGtaggaggaagagcagcattCCTGATCAAGCTGCAGGTTTGGTTTCACAGAGGCGGAGTGGGAGAGTGACCAGACAGAgtgcaaaatga
- the commd4 gene encoding COMM domain-containing protein 4 encodes MRFRFCGDLDCPDWVLAEISTLAKISSVKMKLLCAQVLKDLLGEGIDYDKVAKLTADAKFESGDIKASVAVLSFIFSSAAKHDVDSESLSSELQQLGLPKEHTTGLCKSYEDKHSALQDKLRETSLRLGHLEAVSWRVDYTLSSSELREVDEPVIQLKLQAKGAESGSTETTVVSVSSDKFRVLLTELKQAQVMMNALQ; translated from the exons ATG CGGTTCCGTTTCTGTGGAGATTTGGACTGCCCTGACTGGGTGCTTGCCGAAATTAGCACTTTAGCGAAAATT TCAAGTGTCAAGATGAAACTCCTCTGTGCTCAAGTGCTGAAAGATTTGCTTGGAGAGGGCATTGAT tatgacAAGGTTGCAAAGCTTACTGCAGATGCAAAATTTG AGAGTGGCGACATCAAAGCCAGTGTGGCAGTGCTCAGCTTCATTTTCTCCAGCGCAGCAAAACATGATGTTGACAGTGAATCTCTGTCCAGTGAGCTGCAGCAGCTCGGTCTGCCTAAAG AGCACACAACGGGGCTGTGCAAATCATATGAAGACAAGCACTCTGCACTGCAAGACAAACTAAGAGAAACAAGCTTGAGAT TGGGACATCTTGAGGCTGTTTCCTGGCGTGTTGACTACACTTTGAGTTCCAGTGAGTTGAGGGAGGTCGATGAACCAGTAATTCAGCTGAAACTGCAGGCAAAAGGAGCAGAATCAGGCTCCACAGAGACAACTGTTGTTTCGGTTTCTTCTGATAAGTTTAGAGTCTTGCTTACAG AGCTCAAACAAGCTCAGGTTATGATGAATGCACTACAATGA